From Triticum aestivum cultivar Chinese Spring chromosome 7B, IWGSC CS RefSeq v2.1, whole genome shotgun sequence:
ctatagcctaataaatgaagctttgcatgttatcacacttatgttactaccaactattgaggtagtaacatagtatagggacatgtgtatgttactagtgtatgttactctccactgtggctagtctgactGCAATGCGCTTTTCCTATTCGCAATCACATGCATTCTCACACCTAATAAAGCAAAAAAAGTAATTGGACCCGTTCTCGCCTTGTATAGTAGAAGTATATGAAAAGGAAAGAAACGCTGGTGAGGACGTCCCAAATTTAGAAAGAAACACCGCACATTTTTCTTTACTTTTCCTCCTCATCGTGATCCATATGGGAAGGCTTGGTTCCCTGTACGCACTCCTTTTGTCTTTTTCTTAGGAAAATCATATCTCCTGATTGCATACCATCTTATCTTTCTCTCCCAGGCCAAGCAAATATTTCATTCTTGTCTCCACCGAATGGTTGGCCAGGAGTACGTGTATGATAGATTTAGGACGCCGATAACGCCCATACGTGTGGGCGTTAAGGAGTCTGCCCACACAGTTTGTGTGGTGTTTAAGAGGATCAGCCCACACGTAAGTTTGTATGATGTTTAAGAGTATCAgcccacacgcctacgtgtgggcaaacaagtaatgcccacacgtCTTTTTTTTCCTCGCGGTCCCTCTCACATGCCTGCGTGTGGgaaaaatagataacgcccacacgcctgTACGTCAGGCCTCCTACCTTATGGTCCCGCACGACTCGCGTGACAGTCACCAGCGTCCCTGCAATTGCCATGGTCTGGACCCTCTTCCATGTTtatttaactgcagttgccatgtcgctgaactgcagttgccatgtcggacaactatagttgccatggttgctcaattgcagttgccatgtatggtatGGTCTactgtagttgccatgatttcaaaattttaggagttgccacctactaacactaggcagttgagagagttgccgTGTGCTCACAAGCACAcaagggcagttgccatgtaaaaggaagagttgccatctgcttacatgcacgctagggcagttgccatgtaccatgcgaaaacacatggcaactcgggtaaaagagatttgccatctgcttacgtgcacactaaGCAGTTGCCGTGTAcgctgcaaaacacatggcaactgacatgttcgggtaaaaaaaaagagttgccatctgcttacaagcacactagagcatttgccatgtacactgcaaaacacatggcaactagcagcttgggtgtgggagagaagacgggcgtgtgggcgagatggcaaatacccacacaccagcccttgtgcgtgagtgaaaactggtgtgtgggcgaactgctaaacgcccacacaccgacCCCTCCGTGTGGTGAAACGGACGTATGAGCGACCatatgaatgcccacacaccagcccagtcctacatggcaccacaaacatgccaagattcatgcACCCACAAATGGACGCGGATCCACGCATGTAGACGAGAtgcaacgcccacacgtgtgggcgttagtgtttccgtcGATTTATATATTATCAAAAGGGTTTTACTGATACTTGGCAACAAAGTATTGCATATTCTACACACCATTTTGATACATTTTTTATTCAATATAATATATTATTAACCAGGAGAGACATACAGACACTTGGCGACAAAATGTTGCATGTCTTACACACCATTTTGATACAATTTTTACTCTAAGGCAAAATGCTCACTTGTATAACAGACAGATAATTCTAGTGCCCATTGTGCAGCacaaaaatgtgaaaaaaaatggGCCGGCGAGATTTTCTACCAACTCACAATGTCGAGCACAAAAATGAAAcagaaaaaataaaaccaaaatttAAAATGAAGAAACCAAAAAAAAGCACGCGCATGCGCCTGTCAACTTTTATTATAGTTAATAGTTTGATAAGTTATTTGATTCGGACAAATTAATGCATGACTTTTTTTGGGAAAATGccgatttgattgagttaatgcatgCGTCAAATGGACATGTGAAATTTGGCTATGTTTGAGAGCAAGATCGCATGTAAGACACTCGCGGGCACTGGTGGTGGGACGTGAGGCAAGATTAGCAACTcccctttaggagtagagatttttGGGAAAATGTCGATTTAATTGATTTAATGCATGTGTCAAATGGACTGGAGAAATTTGGCTACGGTTGAGCGAAAGGTCGCCTGTAAGACGCTCGCGGACGTAATATATGATTTGACGGGGgatggtgggaggtgggacgagaCTGCCAACTCCCACTTTAGGAGTAGAGAGATTATATTTATTCAGTGAGAAATTTTGAATGGATGATTTCATTGAAgacatcaacccccccccccccccccgccccccacccccaccccacacccACCACCACACAACCGACGCACAGCGGGTCTTATTCTTGTTCGCAGCTAACCGGTTCAACATAATATCTCCGAATCTCGTCCAAAGGAATATGTACGTGAAAAGTCTAATAAAAAAATGGTCATGATCTTCTACTTATCGGGACCATAGATATTGGAAGATTGATCCCAATGAGTGGAGGTAACTAAATAATTATGGAAAATCTCTCTGTGATCAGCCATACACTGCTCCACATAGTGATGATGCCCCCCGGGTGCTCGACGTGAAAGAATCCATATAAATTAATCAGAAAGTTTAAGCAGGATCGAAGGACTGCTTCTTGGTTGTTGGAGGCAATAACAACATACTGATGAACATCAAAAGCATTACGGATATAAAAAAATCAATAGCATTACGAAAGAAGTAATATTTATCATCCGAATTTAGACCACGAAAATCAAAACACAAAATATTCCAGTTCTTAAGAGAATGCCATACGCAACATACTAGTAATAAATTAACCCATAAGCAAAATACTGATAATAAAATAGCAAATTTCTGGGAAGTAGCATCTTCCTGGAGATTAATCAGCCAGTGTCTTCGACCTCAGTTTTGGTAGCGCCCATCGATGTGGGAAAGCATCTCTTCTTCGCCTTGGACTTCTGGATTCTACTGTCAGATTGAAGGTTCACCTTAAAGCCATCATACTTATTGGATCTTGAGCTCCTCCTCAAGTTAGCAGCATCAATGGGAGTTGCAATCTTGCTTTTAGGGTGCTTGGCCTCGGGCGAAACATCAGTGATAACATCGGAGGAGCCTGCATTGGAATCCTGATCTTGACCTGGCTCGCTTTCGTGGGTCTGCTAGCAGATGCCATAAAACATTAGTTCTTTTACGTGTGATTGTAGTTGCAGATATGAAATGCCCTAGGATTTTTATTGGGGTAGAACAAGTTGATTTGCAACAGACGATATTAGTATTCATGATGATGATGTATGGGTGACATAATTTACACATGCACATAAATCATGCCATTGCGTACCCCTGTATATTGCTAATTACATGGACCATTAACTATACAAGGATATACTATGTAATATGATAGCTTTAACAACGATATGTGAGCATGTGACAGCATATATAATTGGTCTCCAGATGCATATATAACACACAAAGCTACCAAACTAGAACTAGTAGCGGTGGCAGAGAAGGAAGAACATAGTGGTTATGTACTCTAGTGCTTTGTAATCACCGTCATGTACCACAAGATCAGAAAGATTAGAAAAAAAAAGCACTATTATAAGACTTGACAGATGCCATATGGAACAAAATAGGTTACGCACTCTTGGACTAACTAGGTACTACTCACTCTTGGGCATTGACTGCATGATCGGAGACGGAGCACGAGGTGCAATGTGGCCCAGTCGTGGATGGCATAGTGCGCCAGGGTGCGACCATCTTCCAGCTGTTTCCCGGCATAGATCAGCCTCTGCTCGGCGGCAGGAATGCCGTCTCTCTCCTGGATCATGGCCTTGACACAATCGACGGTGTCCAGCTCGTCAAAATAATGGGTAGTGGTCTTGCCAGCAGTCAACCCTTTGAGAAAGATTTCGATCTTCCTTCTCGGGCGCAGACCGAGGCGAAGAGTGGATCCATCATGGATGCGGTAGTAGGACACGCTGCGTCTGTCGTCTAGCTCCTCGTCGTCAAAGGTAAGGCGCTGCTGCTCATGAATCTTGGCCTTGACGACGTTGATGGTGTCCGACGGGTCGACCTTGACGGTCATCTTCTTGCCGGCGAGGGTCTCGACAAAGAGCTTCATCGATCTGTTGAACGAGAGCGAAAAACATCAGCAACTGGGAGGGTTATATCCAACTACGGATAATCCTAGAATGAACAAAACAAAACCTAATTAACCCATTGACGGATGGTGATCAACAAGCAACCTAATGGAGTACGTACGTTCTAGTAAAATACAGATGAGATCAACAGCTAGCTCGCGTACCTTTTTCGGCCGgaactcgacgacgacgaagaGGCGGAAGGAACCGATCGATCGATGATATGGTTTGTTTGCTCGAAAGCGATAGATGGATAGATCGATGGAGACGTGAATCTAGGGATTGACGATGTGTGTGTATATCCGCCAACGGCCCACATTCCATGGGTATGGTTTAAACctaaccctagccctaaacctaaccctagcaccaacataaaaacacccataagaataaccctagcatactaacaaagcctaaccATACAAATTGACAAACAAACGTCTCACAtttccatgcaaatctctagatccaaacaaaaccaGGGTTTCCCCAAACAagcaacaaatgagcaatgggaactttacttggatcaaaacaaggggaatGGAGAATATTActttgagggagggtttgacttcgaaatccacggacaaattcttcaaatttgcaagatttgggagaggatttgagagggggagagagtgggagagggggcaaagctcggggagGAGAGTGggggagtgtgtggtgtgggggtgggggagggggggccagccgagtggctggataagtcacagtgcaacGCCTACGCGCTAGGCGCTGCACTTTACAAGTGTGGCGCCCGAGCGCTAGGcactgcacattacatgtgtggcgtcTAGCacggaggcgttgcactgctgggtgcgggcccaggggctgccacggtggactgaTGTGCAACGCCCccgtgctaggcgctgcacagtagaGTGTGACGCCGTCGTGGCGGACGCTACACAAAAAGGTTAGGACTGTGAAATAGTTTTACGGTCAGTTCATTCCGTGAATTAATTTCGTCCATAGGTCAAAATGGTCAAATTTGCCGGTTTAATCTGCAGGTTCCTTCCTAGGGAAGCCGCGTGATTTTGCCTTCGGAATCGACCCTTTCCATTTACTGAGACTACCGTGACGACTTATCATGGGGCCTTGGGGCCTGGGGCCTGGGGCCTAAGGCCTGGCTTTTATTTAACATGCACGGAATCGCGCCATACGAACCAAGAGGCTGTCACAATGTACAGTAGTAGAGGTCGATCAAACTAGCagttttttttagcatcagtacagacacaagcgctcatatatacgcgcatatactcatccctatgaacgcacatacgcacaccctacccctatgagcacctctgagagactgagccggcatatcatcttgagatttacgacgtcaccgtaggcgtctcgttgtcgacgggaacggctcctcccactgaaagcgcatcgccggaaatcctgaaataaattcaggaataatgcgagcaccaggatttgaaccctggtggattggggataccactgtccacctaaccaactcaaccacaggttgattcacaTCAAACTAGCAGTTTTGTTTTTGAGGGATCAAACTAGCACAACATATCAGTTCAAATTGAACGTGCGCTTGGGGCCTGAAAATGCGCATATTCATATTCGTGGCATAAGTGGTCAGTGTCTACACCACCAGCATTAGCAGCCTTCTTCAGGCAATTGAACTGGTGAGGCTGTCATCTTAGGTTTTTACTGATCGGACCGCTAGTTCAACTGGTTCAGTAGCGACAAAGAGCAGACATATTTATGTTATTTTTCCTAAAAATTGACCTCTAATCAAATAAATACCCATAATATTGGTTGTAATCCATTATTAGATCACCAATTGTAgctttttcgaaaagggggatgacccccggcctctgcatcagggcGATGCATATAGGCATTTTATTAATTATTAGCCGACACCTTATTACAACGAAATACGTTAATAAGTCAGAACGCACCTTCTTTGGCAACTTCAGTGGGCGCCGCCACCGATATATCTTGTctccttagggccatggaggcgtggtGGATATCAGCACTTGCCGGTGGGAGGGTTccgtttttagatgtttttttttagttttgttaGCATTTGTGTCCTGCTTAGAGAGGCGAGGCGGCAGCTCTCTACAGCTCGAACTTTTTCTAAAAATGATTCAGTCCTTACATATCCAAGTCTTTTCTTTTCTGAGGAAACAACATATCATTACTTAGTTCATGCTTTTGTTTGTGACAACAAAGAACAAAAATAGAAGGCGGTCTGCGGTGGATTTTCTACGATGACTATATCACAGTTCCAAGTCCTTTGGTTACAATATCCTTGATGTTCCATACACAGCGCTGAAGGTTGCAAGTGTTGGCTACTGGATTTTTTCTGTCTATTGTAAAAACGGTTCATGTATCTGTTAAGATTTCAACCACGCTATCCTTCGTTCAGGCTATGCTATTGGCACGATGAATATTTGCATTGAGACAGTCAGTCGGCCTCTGAAACCAGGCATTTCTTcatttttctttaatattttttctttgtttcttttgtctTTCGAACTTTCCATGGCAAGCCGCGTGATTTTGCCTTTGCTATCAGCCCTTTCCATGTTTTGGGACTACCGTGACGGAAGGAACCTGGAATTGCCATGCAAATACTTTCAAGGCTACCTAAGCTATGGATACATGTCGGCTCTCATTATTCCATCGTATACCAAGGGTCACTAGTCCGGTCTCCAACTCTTCATATGGACATCTGGCGTTGGCAATTCTAGCCTTACGAGAGGTTCAAGAGTTTATTCCGTAGAAGCTTCATTGTTCTCGTAATAGTCTCTACtcttaatggagcagttggtaggattATTTCTAGGTTTATTTTGTCCCAtcattttcgtccggttttttcgacTGGTTATTTTTCGTCCCCTCACCCACCCCACCGTTTTAGATTCGCGTCACCCTCGCACACAACGAAAAAATCTAAACGGATCAGAATTTTCCATgctggcgcaagttatttagtgtctttatgtgaaagaatcaatcacgatcaatctctaaaggttaaatctaaattaattaaccttaccttaaatcgctcaatcacattaattaggaaacaaataacTGAATTTGAAAATCATAACAAAGAAATATTATTATTAAAGCATTTATATACCTACTTAATTTGTAATGAAATATTATCTCTACTTCAAATGTCTCACTTGGTAGTCTAATCTCCACGGTTATTTCGTCTTCACTTTCGTCTGATTTTTTTCGTCCGCCTCCAAGCACCGTTTGTTTTTTGTCTTTCCTCTTGCAGACAAGAAAAAGAAAACCAGGCAACAAGTCTCCCCTTGATCTGTTTCCTACATCGATCGTCAAGGATGCCCAGCCGCCATAACAGAGTCCatcgccgccgctgaggcccgAAGGAGCCGCTGCCGTCTTCCCCACACAAAGCTCCACCCCCTCCCTCGCTAGCACCGTCCTCCACTCACCTTCTTTCCTTAAAGCGGGGAAGCCCCAAATCGAGTCGAGCAAGTCCGCCGAGCGGCGGCCAGATCCGCCACGGCTACATCTTGTACCTATGCATATAGTGCTTACATGGACCATTAATTGTCGCGGGGGCGTGGAACATGTGACAACATATATAAAATTCGTCTCCATATTCATATATAACACACAAAGCTACCAAACTAGACGTAGTAGTGCTGGCAGAGAATGAAAACATAGTGCTTGTATAGTAAATGCTTTGGACAAGTTAAAGCGTAGTCTTGTGCTTCGTAATGACCGTCGTACACCACAGGATTGGACTGGACTTTctcatagaaaagaaaagaaaaaaaactagaggACTTGACCGATGCCATACGGAACTGGTTTTGAGCACAATGGGCTTTAAATAGGTTACGCAGCACTTGGACTAGCTAGGTACTCACTCTTGGGGAATTCCATCTCTTGGGCATTGGCCACTGCATGATCAGAGACGGAGCACGAGGTGGAATGTGGCGTCGTCCTGGATGGCATAGTCATCCATGGTGCGACCATC
This genomic window contains:
- the LOC123161749 gene encoding polyubiquitin; this translates as MKLFVETLAGKKMTVKVDPSDTINVVKAKIHEQQRLTFDDEELDDRRSVSYYRIHDGSTLRLGLRPRRKIEIFLKGLTAGKTTTHYFDELDTVDCVKAMIQERDGIPAAEQRLIYAGKQLEDGRTLAHYAIHDWATLHLVLRLRSCSQCPRTHESEPGQDQDSNAGSSDVITDVSPEAKHPKSKIATPIDAANLRRSSRSNKYDGFKVNLQSDSRIQKSKAKKRCFPTSMGATKTEVEDTG